A window from Triticum aestivum cultivar Chinese Spring chromosome 6D, IWGSC CS RefSeq v2.1, whole genome shotgun sequence encodes these proteins:
- the LOC123144952 gene encoding autophagy-related protein 13a, which translates to MASLSDSGGGRSGAELMVPQFHLKALHAILAARAPRPIAPAPASASAAVRRRDRWFHLPLHAPPAAEHVPEPALGEPVVVDVYLAPSAGAREEEEVVERWTVACEPWAPGERAAAEAGEGLAVNRAYKRCITLLRSLYTTLRLLPAYRVFRTLCASGQGYNYEMGYRVGSFAAPFSRADEAAMRTRGFPPVETHLGRLVVSVQYLPTLAAYNFEITSLSSAMLITDYVGSPAAEPMRSFPSSLTEPASSALPLPSRRPNSWASPAGAYWPQSPGQHAKFSPPPTLYASPTPSPPTFGGGYLQSRLSGETAPMSIPQAGGGRGPVQYRNMSDPSRGFMLPPPSPKSVRGEARSHESLTESGRSSRKAEGLRMADLYANLPAAPKTKDSREESGRFSGVFSSSGSPRHGISRSSSRLSTQDDTDDAYLPFAVDDVDAPDSRPGSSGGRGDQSGTSSHKSQDAAVGYLVHLLRSARPLRDPSNSSVTSRAESTEAGNTSSFMSRRTSDAFEELESFKDIKENLLSRSRSRMQDSFDRS; encoded by the exons ATGGCGAGCCTGTCGGACTCTGGCGGCGGCCGGTCTGGCGCGGAGCTGATGGTGCCGCAGTTCCACCTCAAGGCGCTGCACGCCATCCTCGCCGCGCGCGCGCCGCGCCCGAtcgcgccggcgccggcgtcggcgtcggcggcggtgcgGAGGCGGGACAGGTGGTTCCACCTGCCGCTCCACGCGCCGCCCGCGGCGGAGCACGTCCCGGAGCCGGCCCTCGGGGAGCCGGTCGTGGTGGACGTGTACCTGGCCCCGTCGGCCGgcgccagggaggaggaggaggtggtggagaggTGGACGGTGGCGTGCGAGCCCTGGGCGCCGGGGGAGAGGGCGGCCGCCGAGGCGGGGGAAGGGCTGGCCGTCAACAGGGCCTACAAGCGCTGCATCACGCTGCTCAGGTCGCTCTACACCACGCTCCGCCTCCTCCCGGCGTACCGCGTCTTCCGCACGCTCTGCGCCTCCGGCCAGGGCTACAACTACGAGATGGGCTACCGCGTCGGCTCCTTCGCCGCCCCCTTCTCCCGCGCCGACGAGGCGGCCATGCGCACCCGCGGCTTCCCCCCCGTCGAGACCCACCTCGGCCGCCTGGTCGTGTCCGTCCAGTACCTCCCCACCCTCGCCGCCTACAACTTCGAGATCACGTCTCTCTCCTCCGCCATGCTCATCACCGATTACGTCGGGAGCCCGGCAGCGGAGCCTATGCGCTCCTTCCCGTCGTCGCTCACGGAGCCTGCCAGCTCGGCCTTGCCGCTGCCCTCACGGCGCCCCAACAGCTGGGCGTCGCCTGCTGGTGCCTACTGGCCACAGTCGCCCGGGCAGCACGCCAAGTTCTCGCCGCCCCCAACGCTGTACGCGTCTCCCACGCCATCTCCTCCCACGTTCGGTGGCGGCTACCTGCAGTCGCGGCTGAGCGGGGAGACCGCACCAATGAGCATACCGCAAGCGGGCGGAGGGAGGGGCCCTGTCCAGTATCGGAACATGTCCGATCCCAGCAGGGGGTTCATGCTGCCTCCACCTTCACCCAAGAGCGTGCGAGGGGAGGCACGGTCACACGAGTCACTCACAGAGAGCGGCCGCTCATCCCGGAAGGCAGAGGGGCTCCGGATGGCCGATCTCTACGCTAACTTGCCTGCTGCTCCAAAG ACTAAGGACAGTAGGGAGGAATCTGGTAGGTTCTCAGGTGTTTTCTCCTCTAGTGGTTCTCCACGACACGGGATTTCAAGGAGTTCAAGCAGACTGTCTACGCAAGATGATACTGATGATGCATATCTTCCTTTTGCTGTGGATGATGTCGATGCACCTGATTCCAGACCTGG GAGCAGTGGTGGTAGGGGGGACCAGTCGGGTACGTCCTCCCATAAATCGCAAGATGCTGCTGTTGGCTATCTTGTCCATCTGCTGAGGTCTGCACGTCCGTTGCGAGATCCTAGCAATTCATCTGTGACATCAAGGGCCGAATCTACCGAAGCAGGCAACACCAGCTCGTTCATGTCCCGTAGAACATCTGATGCATTCGAGGAGCTTGAATCTTTCAAAGACATAAAGGAGAACCTGCTCTCCCGTAGTAGATCTAGAATGCAAGATTCATTCGATAGATCCTAA
- the LOC123141574 gene encoding vacuolar iron transporter homolog 2-like → MAPADLSSRVHAAADAAPKSPAEPKQEEISPAAADVEAGGGSPGGDGVNYVARAQWLRAAVLGANDGLVTVASLMIGVGAVNESRRAMLVSGVAGLVSGACSMAIGEFVSVYAQYDIEVAQIKRTRRDDGDGGSGDRSSLPSPTMGAGASALAFATGAALPLLSGGFVRTWAGRVAAVCAASSVGLAGFGVLGAYLGGASAVRSGARVLVGGWLAMATTYGALKLFGVHGA, encoded by the coding sequence ATGGCTCCCGCCGACCTTAGCTCGCGCGTCCACGCGGCCGCAGACGCCGCACCCAAGTCCCCCGCCGAGCCGAAGCAAGAAGAGATCAGTCCCGCGGCGGCCGACGTGGAGGCGGGTGGCGGCAgcccgggcggcgacggcgtcaaCTACGTAGCCCGCGCGCAGTGGCTCCGCGCGGCCGTCCTGGGCGCCAACGACGGCCTCGTCACCGTGGCCTCCCTCATGATCGGCGTCGGCGCCGTCAACGAGTCCAGGCGCGCGATGCTCGTGTCGGGCGTCGCGGGGCTCGTGTCCGGCGCCTGCAGCATGGCCATCGGCGAGTTCGTGTCCGTGTACGCGCAGTACGACATCGAGGTGGCCCAGATCAAGCGCACCCGCCGCGACGACGGCGACGGAGGCAGCGGCGACAGGAGTAGCCTGCCGAGCCCGACGATGGGGGCGGGGGCGTCGGCCCTGGCGTTCGCGACGGGCGCCGCGCTGCCGCTTCTGAGCGGCGGGTTCGTGCGGACGTGGGCGGGCAGGGTGGCGGCCGTGTGCGCGGCGAGCAGCGTCGGGCTCGCCGGCTTCGGCGTGCTGGGCGCGTACCTGGGCGGCGCGAGCGCGGTGCGGTCCGGGGCCCGGGTGCTCGTGGGAGGGTGGCTCGCCATGGCCACCACCTACGGGGCGCTGAAGCTCTTCGGAGTGCACGGTGCTTAG